One Gossypium arboreum isolate Shixiya-1 chromosome 13, ASM2569848v2, whole genome shotgun sequence genomic window, attaattagttcAACAAAATTATAATTGCTATCGACACTTTTTTATGATTAAAAAACTCATACATTATGGAACTTTTAAGAATGCAATTAATGAATGATCTCAATCTGTAAACACTACCCTCCACGATTTTTCATATATAAAGTTAATAAATGCTCTTATCTATGTCTTATACCGTTGGTGTAATTGGAGCCATTAAGCATAAAGGGTCTAGAGATCAATAGCAAAACCTTCACCAAATTTCAATGTTGAGTTATTGATTTATTTGTATTATGAGTTTCAATTGAAAAAACTATTCAAATTAGAATGTACATGCGTCTCGATGAGtggtatatttaaaaattttgaacatGAAAATTATTTAACAAGATCaaagaaaatcattttcatatGCTCAAAATGTCAACGAAATAAATGAGTGACAACCAATTTAATTGCGAAATGAATTGTGTGTATTAATAAATTAGTTGACTCGAACCAATGTTTTATTAGATTATATGTACACCATGAAATCAAAACACTTCAATAATTTAATATCTTGTTTGAATATATccctataaaatttataattcaattataaTACTCAGAGAAAATAAATATGATTATCACAAataaattacaagtttacaatGAAACaacaaatagaaaaataatacaaATCCAAATACCTCCAATTTTACAAATAATCGATGAAACCAAAAGCTACAAATAAATGAATATTACTCACAGTTACAATGTTAAAGAATTATATGATGATGCATGAAGGGATTAACAGCTATGGTGGTCGCGCCAGTCCAGGAATACAAGTGAAGCACCATAATGAGCCAATGCACCCATCACTACCAAGacgtgaaatatttgatgactatgGCCGGTTAAGTCGAACCATCCGGGCTTGAACCGTTCCGGGACTCGGCTAACGTAGAATAGGGCCCCTGTCAAGTAGAATATAGCCATCGCAGACTCGTAGGCGAGGGTGATGTTACGGCGCGGGTTAGACCAGTTGACAATCATGGCGTGGACACCGGGGATGATGCCGAAGAGTCCCATGGAAGAAAAGAGCATGGCTCGGAACGCGCGGAATTTGTTGGTCGATAAGGCCGGTGATAGAAGTGTCACGATGGTGAACAAGCCTAGGACCGTGATCCCACCGAGGTAGATGAAGTGCCATTGTGGATCACACTGGAAAATGTAATATATCGGTGGGAAAAACGATGTGATGATCATGGTAGTGATCCCGGCATAATCGAGCCGCAACAACGAGAGGTTCAGATGGTGCGAGTGGCACGAAAAGAGGTGGCAAATGCTACTTGATAGGAGGCAGAACATGGAACCGGCTAAGAATACGTAGAACGGCCACCGCGTTACCGGCGAAACGTCGGGTTCCGAAgccattatttgttttaaatcgaCGAGATTCGTCGTTGTTCCCTGCAATTCTTCCAAATCAACTCCATGGCATAACCAAAACTAAACTTATACCAACAGTGATCAATGTAATTATCTATGAATAAATGCCATACTCACCAGTAAGGGATCTTGAGAAACATTGCTGTCGCCACTAATAGGAAAAGAACTGCATCAACTAAGTAACATAAATACATATATagatacatatatacatatatgcatacatTCATTCATATAAACCAGCTCTTGTTTTAGTTCATAATAAGTAATCTCAGATTAATCACTAACAAATTAAGAAAAAAGTAGTGATTAATTATTAGCAATTACTGAAAAGGATTataaaattagttaaatttaAGTACTAAAACCTGTAAACGAACCTGGTTAAGAAGGCAATGAGATCCGATACTTGTGGGACTTCAATCAAATTCGCCATTGTTAATCCCAAAAATAGAACAAACCCAAGTAAATGCCTACACAGTTCATCACAAAAAACCGAAACCAAAttagaaaaaaacaaaaacccagaaataaaaaacaaaaaccattaaaaataataaatgaaaatggGTTTTTGGTTTATCTTCTTCAACATACGTCCAAACATTAAGTGTTTCATTATGCCAACGAAAGATGCTATAGAGAGCTTCCTTGAGAGGCCAATTAGCTCTATAATAATTCAGAATGAACTCGTTGTCCTTCATGTACTCCGGCAACTCCTTGAACGACACCAAACCATACGACGGCGACGGCGGCGGCGACTGTACTCTTTTCTTGCATTTCTCCGCCTCAACAGGTTCAGAAACAAGCTTGGAATCGAGGATCGGATCCATATTTctcggtttt contains:
- the LOC108461937 gene encoding heptahelical transmembrane protein 1-like encodes the protein MDPILDSKLVSEPVEAEKCKKRVQSPPPSPSYGLVSFKELPEYMKDNEFILNYYRANWPLKEALYSIFRWHNETLNVWTHLLGFVLFLGLTMANLIEVPQVSDLIAFLTSSFPISGDSNVSQDPLLGTTTNLVDLKQIMASEPDVSPVTRWPFYVFLAGSMFCLLSSSICHLFSCHSHHLNLSLLRLDYAGITTMIITSFFPPIYYIFQCDPQWHFIYLGGITVLGLFTIVTLLSPALSTNKFRAFRAMLFSSMGLFGIIPGVHAMIVNWSNPRRNITLAYESAMAIFYLTGALFYVSRVPERFKPGWFDLTGHSHQIFHVLVVMGALAHYGASLVFLDWRDHHSC